Proteins from one Polynucleobacter wuianus genomic window:
- the coaD gene encoding pantetheine-phosphate adenylyltransferase, with protein MTVAVYPGTFDPFTRGHEDLVRRASSIFDELIVGVASSRSKHPFFSLEERIAIAREVLGHYSNVKVVGFDGLLKDFAREHNARVIVRGLRAVSDFEYEFQMAGMNRYLLPDVETLFLTPSDQYQFISGTFVREIASMGGDVSKFVFPSVEKWLVKKIANQNSK; from the coding sequence ATGACTGTCGCTGTATATCCAGGAACATTTGATCCTTTTACTCGTGGTCACGAGGATTTAGTTCGTCGTGCATCTAGCATTTTTGACGAGCTCATTGTTGGTGTTGCATCCAGTCGAAGCAAGCATCCTTTCTTCTCATTAGAAGAGCGCATTGCGATTGCTAGAGAAGTTTTAGGACACTATTCCAATGTAAAGGTTGTCGGCTTTGATGGCTTATTAAAAGATTTTGCTCGTGAGCACAATGCGCGCGTTATTGTTCGTGGCTTACGTGCGGTATCAGACTTTGAATATGAGTTCCAGATGGCAGGCATGAATCGTTATCTTTTGCCTGATGTAGAAACTTTATTTTTAACCCCATCTGATCAATATCAATTTATCTCTGGTACCTTTGTACGCGAGATTGCATCGATGGGTGGCGATGTTAGTAAGTTCGTTTTCCCGTCAGTAGAAAAATGGCTTGTGAAGAAGATCGCCAATCAAAATTCTAAGTAA
- the rpoH gene encoding RNA polymerase sigma factor RpoH, with protein sequence MVQKKSDKPNLQRLSVAQAAAASAFPMLPSLGVGTLESYIAYVNRVPMLSAAEELHLAQEFRRTENVEAAKTLVLSHLRLVVSVARQYLGYGIPHADLIQEGNIGLMKAVKRYDPSNGARLVSYAIHWIKAEIHEYILKNWRLVKMATTKAQRKLFFNLRSNKPTLSALTPGEVDALAKALDVKGSDVKEMEMRLAGGDVALEADDSDEEAAYAPIQWLADNSQEPTERIAHAEADALQGPKLDQALMALDERSRNIVQSRWLAMDADGNGTKTLHDLAAEYGISAERVRQIETAALKKMRGMLQAEAA encoded by the coding sequence ATGGTTCAAAAGAAATCTGACAAACCGAATTTGCAAAGGCTATCTGTAGCGCAGGCTGCAGCGGCGTCCGCTTTTCCGATGCTGCCATCCCTTGGGGTTGGCACTCTCGAGTCGTATATTGCATACGTTAATCGCGTACCGATGCTTAGCGCTGCAGAAGAGTTGCATCTGGCGCAAGAATTTCGTCGCACTGAAAACGTTGAGGCCGCTAAAACTTTAGTGCTTTCACATTTGCGCCTCGTTGTTTCTGTTGCACGTCAGTATCTTGGCTATGGCATTCCACATGCAGACTTAATTCAAGAAGGCAATATCGGCTTGATGAAAGCGGTCAAACGTTATGACCCAAGCAACGGTGCACGCTTAGTCTCTTATGCAATCCATTGGATCAAAGCCGAAATTCATGAGTACATTCTCAAGAATTGGCGCTTAGTCAAAATGGCGACTACTAAAGCACAGCGTAAACTGTTCTTTAACTTACGCAGCAACAAACCTACTTTGAGCGCACTCACTCCAGGTGAGGTAGACGCTTTAGCAAAAGCACTTGATGTAAAAGGTTCCGACGTTAAAGAAATGGAAATGCGTCTTGCTGGTGGTGACGTTGCGCTTGAGGCCGATGATAGCGATGAAGAGGCTGCTTATGCGCCTATTCAATGGCTTGCTGACAACAGCCAAGAGCCAACTGAGCGTATCGCCCATGCAGAAGCTGACGCATTACAGGGTCCTAAATTAGATCAAGCTTTGATGGCTTTAGACGAGCGCAGTCGTAATATTGTGCAATCCCGCTGGTTAGCAATGGATGCTGATGGCAACGGCACCAAGACCCTGCATGATCTTGCAGCTGAGTATGGCATCTCTGCAGAGCGTGTTCGCCAAATTGAAACAGCCGCCCTCAAAAAGATGCGCGGCATGTTGCAGGCTGAAGCAGCTTAG
- a CDS encoding COX15/CtaA family protein, with protein sequence MPNIVLFLELAAIAIVFAGLPLAYLWTRPGYSFFQKLNWVLVFMTFDLIVFGAFTRLTDSGLGCPDWPGCYGTSNPFHALSDIQQAQSALPSGPVTVMKAWIEMIHRYLAMTVGALILVQVGLAFSKLKTLGKSPLFGSLGLLLLVCIQGAFGAWTVTLKLQPIIVTIHLMLALALLAGLTAYAQQAWEEKISAVRTLRVKPLPAVLLLIAFIVLVIQVFLGAWVSTNYAVLACPDFPTCLGLAWPETNWTEGFTLWRQLGLNAQGEFISPVALQTIHWAHRLFAVLVLGALSFLGWRALKLTTLATTGLKRFAKLLFSLLALQILTGISNVVFQWPLLAALLHTAGSAALVFCLVRMSYWASWKSL encoded by the coding sequence ATGCCCAATATTGTTTTGTTCTTAGAGTTGGCCGCTATTGCAATCGTCTTTGCAGGTCTGCCCTTGGCTTATCTCTGGACAAGGCCAGGCTATAGTTTTTTTCAGAAACTCAATTGGGTTTTGGTGTTTATGACTTTTGATTTAATTGTGTTTGGCGCCTTTACGCGCTTAACCGACTCAGGTCTTGGTTGCCCAGACTGGCCTGGTTGCTATGGCACCTCCAATCCCTTTCATGCGTTGAGCGACATACAGCAAGCTCAAAGTGCGTTGCCCAGCGGGCCTGTAACTGTCATGAAAGCTTGGATTGAAATGATTCACCGCTATTTGGCGATGACTGTTGGCGCATTGATCTTGGTACAAGTAGGCTTAGCCTTCAGTAAACTCAAAACGCTTGGCAAAAGCCCATTGTTTGGTAGCTTAGGTTTGCTCCTATTGGTGTGTATTCAGGGCGCTTTTGGCGCATGGACTGTGACCCTTAAATTGCAACCGATTATTGTGACTATTCATTTGATGTTGGCGCTGGCCCTATTAGCCGGTTTAACTGCTTATGCTCAACAAGCGTGGGAAGAAAAAATTTCTGCAGTACGCACACTGCGAGTTAAACCTTTGCCGGCCGTTTTGTTATTGATAGCTTTTATAGTGCTTGTCATTCAGGTCTTCTTGGGTGCTTGGGTGAGTACCAACTACGCTGTGCTCGCCTGTCCAGACTTTCCGACTTGTTTGGGTTTGGCATGGCCGGAAACCAATTGGACTGAAGGTTTCACGCTTTGGCGTCAGCTTGGATTAAATGCCCAGGGCGAGTTTATTTCTCCTGTTGCGTTACAGACCATTCACTGGGCGCATCGCCTATTTGCAGTATTGGTATTAGGGGCCCTCTCATTCTTGGGTTGGCGGGCTCTCAAGCTAACTACATTAGCAACAACAGGGCTTAAACGTTTTGCCAAACTCTTGTTTAGTCTGCTTGCTTTGCAGATTCTGACGGGTATCTCAAACGTAGTATTTCAATGGCCCTTGTTGGCGGCTTTATTGCATACGGCCGGTTCTGCTGCTTTGGTATTCTGTTTAGTCAGAATGAGTTACTGGGCTTCTTGGAAGTCATTATGA
- the rsmD gene encoding 16S rRNA (guanine(966)-N(2))-methyltransferase RsmD, with protein MNKPKSLRAEPPKKVRIIGGTWRSRLLTVLDLPGLRPTTDRIRETLFNWLGQDLTGLRCLDLFAGTGALGFEAASRGADLVVLLEKDKKACANLVANFGLLQSSPALGKVEILQRDSLEFLKQQADRSSNLIFIDPPFADNVLFNRAVIEAGRICDDSGGGGIYVEFPTNRSREEVEVLLPDWHCGKYLEAGQVKACLFRGGRG; from the coding sequence ATAAATAAACCAAAATCTCTGAGGGCAGAGCCGCCAAAAAAAGTGCGCATTATTGGCGGCACCTGGAGAAGTCGTTTGTTAACTGTTTTGGATTTACCTGGTCTGCGCCCAACGACTGATCGCATTCGGGAAACGCTGTTTAATTGGCTTGGTCAAGACTTAACGGGTTTGCGCTGTTTAGATTTATTTGCTGGCACGGGTGCTCTTGGTTTTGAGGCAGCGTCACGTGGTGCAGATCTCGTTGTGCTTCTTGAGAAAGATAAAAAGGCTTGTGCAAATTTAGTTGCTAATTTTGGCCTATTGCAATCTTCCCCTGCTTTAGGGAAAGTAGAGATTTTGCAGCGAGATAGTCTTGAATTTTTAAAGCAGCAAGCAGATCGCTCCAGTAATCTCATTTTTATTGATCCTCCATTTGCAGACAATGTCCTGTTTAATAGAGCAGTGATCGAGGCAGGCAGAATTTGTGATGATTCTGGCGGTGGCGGCATTTATGTGGAATTCCCCACAAATCGCTCTCGCGAAGAGGTAGAAGTCCTATTGCCAGACTGGCATTGTGGAAAATACTTAGAGGCTGGACAGGTAAAAGCTTGTCTATTTCGCGGTGGAAGAGGCTAA
- a CDS encoding YfhL family 4Fe-4S dicluster ferredoxin, whose amino-acid sequence MALMITDECINCDVCEPECPNDAIYMGLEIYEIDPSKCTECVGHYDAPQCRQVCPVDCIPFNPDHTETQDQLMVKFKLLTAVRKASSA is encoded by the coding sequence ATGGCTTTAATGATTACTGACGAATGCATCAATTGCGATGTGTGTGAGCCAGAATGTCCCAATGATGCAATCTATATGGGGCTAGAAATTTATGAGATTGATCCCAGCAAATGTACTGAGTGTGTAGGTCACTATGATGCGCCCCAGTGCCGTCAGGTATGTCCGGTGGATTGCATTCCATTTAACCCCGATCATACGGAAACCCAAGACCAGTTGATGGTCAAGTTCAAGCTGTTAACTGCTGTTAGAAAGGCAAGTTCGGCTTAG
- a CDS encoding M16 family metallopeptidase produces the protein MIRAFNHCVAISLLAFGVVTSANAILPIEKLDAFKGAKAYLVQTKALPMVDIEVSIDAGDRYDPVHKSGLADMTAGLMNYGVRSDKGLLNEAQIADEIADLGANIGLSVSGERAILRIRSLSRRDLRDRAVQLAAAMLSAPTYDANILAREKQRTITSLLEAETKPEYVLERRFKKMVYGAYPLANTPSVKSVGAITTNDLQQFHKQFYRSDRMIVSIVGDVDSIQANEIVQNLLKRIPQSGPVIAPLPELKRSPVEPLSQREVQIPFDSQQAHIAMGMTAVARNNPDYFPLLVGNYILGGGGFVSRLMGEVREKRGLAYSVFSYFAPGKDNGIFQAGLQTKSDQGSVALGVMSDTIGKFIADGPTLSELAAAKANLINGYPLRIDNNRKLLDNVSSIVWNDLPLDTMDVWTKQVEAVTLEQVSAAFQKYLAMDRMKIVVLGAQNK, from the coding sequence ATGATCAGGGCTTTCAATCATTGTGTTGCCATTTCTCTTTTGGCATTTGGTGTGGTTACAAGTGCAAATGCCATATTGCCGATCGAAAAACTTGATGCTTTTAAAGGTGCCAAAGCCTATTTAGTGCAAACTAAAGCCCTACCGATGGTCGATATTGAAGTCAGTATTGATGCTGGTGATCGCTATGATCCTGTGCACAAAAGTGGCTTAGCTGATATGACTGCAGGCCTCATGAATTATGGGGTTCGTAGTGATAAGGGTTTATTAAATGAAGCTCAAATTGCTGATGAAATTGCTGACTTGGGCGCGAATATTGGTTTATCGGTGAGTGGTGAGCGTGCCATCTTGCGCATTCGTAGTCTAAGCAGGAGAGATTTAAGGGACAGGGCAGTGCAATTGGCGGCAGCGATGTTGAGCGCCCCAACCTACGATGCCAATATCCTTGCAAGAGAAAAGCAAAGAACCATTACTAGCTTGCTTGAGGCGGAAACAAAGCCTGAGTATGTGTTGGAACGTCGTTTTAAAAAAATGGTCTATGGCGCCTATCCCCTAGCTAATACTCCATCAGTGAAATCCGTTGGCGCAATTACTACCAATGATTTGCAGCAGTTTCACAAGCAGTTCTATCGTAGTGATCGGATGATCGTCAGCATTGTGGGTGACGTAGATTCGATACAAGCAAATGAAATAGTGCAAAACTTATTAAAAAGAATTCCACAATCAGGGCCTGTAATTGCACCATTGCCAGAATTAAAGCGTTCACCTGTAGAGCCTTTGTCTCAGCGCGAAGTGCAGATTCCATTTGATTCTCAACAGGCGCATATCGCTATGGGTATGACGGCGGTAGCCCGCAACAATCCTGATTACTTCCCCTTACTTGTGGGCAACTATATTTTGGGTGGTGGTGGGTTTGTATCGCGCCTCATGGGTGAGGTGCGTGAGAAACGGGGGCTTGCCTATAGCGTGTTTAGCTATTTCGCTCCAGGCAAAGACAATGGTATTTTTCAAGCTGGCTTACAAACTAAGAGTGATCAGGGCTCCGTAGCACTTGGGGTGATGAGCGATACGATTGGAAAATTTATTGCCGATGGTCCAACGCTTAGTGAGCTTGCGGCGGCAAAAGCAAATTTGATTAATGGCTATCCATTGCGCATTGATAACAATCGCAAGCTCTTAGATAACGTTTCATCGATCGTTTGGAATGATTTACCTCTAGATACAATGGACGTGTGGACTAAGCAGGTAGAGGCAGTTACCTTGGAGCAAGTAAGTGCCGCATTCCAAAAATATCTTGCAATGGATCGTATGAAGATCGTAGTGCTGGGGGCTCAAAATAAATAA
- the ftsY gene encoding signal recognition particle-docking protein FtsY encodes MFGLRKTLGSLFKSSKTDEAWFNTLEESLIQSDVGLPTAEQLISKLRKAAKSEKASSPEELQALLIQEVGALLQALEPSLNPLFTSQNDTIPEVWLVVGVNGAGKTTTIGKLCRLFQSQGKSVLLAAGDTFRAAARNQLQEWGGRNQVDVITQEGGDAAAVAHDAIHSAISRKSDILIIDTAGRLATQDHLMEELKKVKRVIGKALPGAPHHTLLVLDGNTGQNGLSQVKAFHAALGLTGIIVTKLDGTAKGGVICALAHTLKEGPKPAVLALGKGEGIDDLAPFTAGQYSSELFN; translated from the coding sequence ATGTTCGGCTTACGTAAAACCCTCGGATCTCTATTTAAATCAAGTAAGACTGATGAAGCTTGGTTTAATACCTTAGAAGAATCACTTATTCAAAGTGATGTGGGATTACCCACGGCCGAGCAATTAATCAGCAAACTACGAAAAGCAGCAAAATCTGAAAAAGCCTCTAGTCCTGAAGAGTTACAAGCACTCCTGATTCAAGAGGTTGGCGCTTTATTGCAGGCATTAGAGCCGTCGCTAAACCCTTTATTTACAAGCCAAAACGATACTATTCCCGAAGTTTGGTTAGTCGTTGGCGTCAATGGCGCAGGCAAAACCACCACGATTGGTAAGCTTTGTAGACTTTTTCAATCCCAAGGCAAATCAGTACTTCTTGCAGCAGGTGACACCTTTAGGGCTGCAGCGCGTAACCAGTTACAAGAATGGGGTGGACGCAACCAAGTTGATGTCATTACTCAAGAAGGTGGTGATGCAGCAGCAGTAGCGCACGATGCAATCCATTCAGCAATCTCTCGCAAAAGCGATATTCTGATCATTGATACCGCTGGTCGTCTTGCCACCCAAGATCATTTAATGGAAGAATTGAAGAAAGTGAAGCGCGTCATCGGCAAAGCCCTTCCTGGCGCTCCTCACCACACTCTATTGGTTTTGGATGGTAATACTGGCCAGAATGGATTGAGCCAAGTAAAGGCCTTTCATGCGGCTCTGGGGCTTACTGGAATCATTGTTACCAAACTTGATGGTACTGCTAAAGGCGGTGTTATCTGCGCTCTAGCCCACACCCTCAAAGAAGGCCCCAAACCGGCTGTTTTAGCTCTGGGTAAGGGCGAGGGAATAGACGATTTAGCCCCTTTCACAGCGGGGCAATACTCTTCCGAATTATTCAATTAA
- a CDS encoding M16 family metallopeptidase encodes MLLTQLSWATGKDQDDTHEFQLSNGLKLIVREDHRAPTVAHMVWYRAGSMDEVNGKTGVAHVLEHMMFKGTDKVKAGEFSRLVAAVGGRENAFTSRDYTAYFQQVEKSKLDEVIKLEADRMSNLNFDDAGFLKEIQVVMEERRLRTEDNPSSLLNESLMATAYMSSPYRHPVVGWMNDLQNMTASDAREWYRTWYKPNNTTVVIAGDVDTKQALATVEKYYGAIGAQELPVRKPQVEPPQKGVKQVQVKAPADSAQFTMAWKAPPLESGKLDNPEPYALELLTAVLDGYDNARLNRSLVKQEKVVNDVGVGYDMVSRGPELFLISATMAKGKTVAQAQASIRKAIEEIKQKGVLESELKRIKVHILSEQIYKRDSIFGQAMEIGSTEMAGFSWKDIDYMLEKMQTITPEQVQAVAKKYLVDEGLTIAVLDPQARKSVSQESK; translated from the coding sequence ATGCTGTTAACCCAATTATCTTGGGCGACAGGCAAAGATCAGGACGATACCCATGAATTTCAGCTAAGCAATGGCCTCAAGCTCATTGTGCGGGAAGATCATCGTGCTCCAACTGTAGCTCATATGGTCTGGTACCGCGCAGGCTCTATGGATGAGGTCAATGGCAAGACAGGTGTTGCCCATGTCCTTGAGCACATGATGTTTAAGGGGACTGACAAGGTCAAAGCAGGAGAGTTTTCTCGTTTGGTGGCCGCTGTTGGTGGCCGTGAGAATGCATTTACTTCGCGTGATTACACAGCTTACTTTCAGCAGGTGGAGAAGTCTAAGCTAGATGAAGTGATTAAGCTTGAAGCGGATCGCATGTCTAATTTGAATTTTGATGATGCAGGGTTCCTAAAAGAAATCCAGGTGGTTATGGAGGAGCGTCGCCTACGCACAGAAGATAACCCTAGCAGTCTGCTTAATGAGTCACTTATGGCAACTGCATATATGAGCTCTCCCTATCGTCATCCAGTCGTGGGATGGATGAATGATTTGCAAAATATGACGGCGTCTGATGCGAGGGAATGGTATCGCACTTGGTATAAGCCAAACAATACAACAGTAGTGATTGCTGGGGATGTAGATACAAAACAGGCATTGGCTACAGTAGAAAAATATTATGGCGCTATTGGTGCGCAAGAATTACCAGTACGTAAGCCACAAGTTGAGCCACCACAGAAGGGTGTTAAGCAAGTTCAAGTGAAGGCGCCTGCAGACAGCGCTCAATTCACGATGGCCTGGAAAGCTCCGCCCCTTGAATCTGGCAAGTTAGACAATCCCGAGCCTTATGCGTTAGAACTTCTAACAGCGGTACTTGATGGTTATGACAATGCTCGCTTGAATCGCTCACTTGTCAAGCAAGAAAAAGTTGTGAACGATGTGGGGGTTGGCTATGACATGGTATCTCGTGGTCCGGAGTTGTTCCTAATTAGCGCCACGATGGCTAAAGGAAAAACGGTCGCACAAGCACAAGCGAGCATTCGTAAAGCTATTGAAGAAATCAAGCAAAAAGGTGTGTTGGAGTCAGAGCTCAAGCGCATTAAGGTTCACATTCTCTCTGAGCAAATCTATAAGCGAGATTCTATTTTTGGCCAAGCGATGGAAATTGGGAGCACCGAGATGGCTGGATTCTCTTGGAAAGACATAGACTACATGTTGGAGAAAATGCAAACCATTACTCCAGAGCAGGTTCAGGCTGTTGCCAAAAAATATTTAGTGGATGAAGGTTTGACAATTGCAGTATTGGATCCTCAAGCTCGAAAGTCAGTTAGTCAGGAGAGCAAATGA
- the pth gene encoding aminoacyl-tRNA hydrolase → MTKLIVGLGNPGDEHEEDRHNAGFWFVDALAKQLSARFESEKRFHGKVAKAKWEGEDVYLLKPSTYMNLSGQAVGALCRFHKITPENILVVQDELDLKPGTARLKLGGGTGGHNGLKDIQAHIGTPEYWRLRLGIGHPRDLAGDGRPMDVADYVLRRPQLAEQKLINASIENGLQILSLFLKGDTQTAMQELHSKG, encoded by the coding sequence ATGACTAAATTAATTGTTGGCCTAGGAAATCCAGGCGATGAACATGAGGAAGATCGGCATAATGCTGGCTTCTGGTTTGTCGACGCTCTCGCAAAACAATTAAGCGCCCGCTTTGAATCAGAAAAACGTTTTCATGGAAAAGTGGCGAAAGCAAAATGGGAAGGCGAGGATGTTTATCTTCTCAAGCCAAGCACTTATATGAATCTGAGCGGTCAAGCAGTTGGGGCGCTTTGTCGCTTTCACAAAATCACGCCTGAGAATATTTTGGTAGTGCAAGACGAACTAGATCTCAAGCCAGGAACTGCACGCCTCAAGCTCGGCGGGGGTACTGGTGGTCATAACGGTCTTAAAGATATCCAAGCGCACATCGGAACGCCGGAGTACTGGCGGCTACGACTGGGCATTGGACACCCAAGGGATCTCGCAGGCGATGGGCGCCCGATGGATGTGGCAGATTATGTTTTGCGCAGACCTCAGTTGGCCGAACAAAAGCTCATCAATGCCAGCATTGAAAATGGCCTTCAAATCTTGTCACTCTTTTTAAAAGGCGATACCCAAACCGCCATGCAAGAGCTGCATTCCAAAGGTTAG
- a CDS encoding SCO family protein: MNINLLRKISIALFILLLAACSPKPEFKNIDITGSTAFGKDFSLLDPDGKVRTLADFKGKVVVMFFGYTQCPDICPTTLTEMQQVMTLLGPHSDKVQVLFVTVDPDRDTAAILKQYVPSFDSRFLGLRPADEAALEKVSKDFKIYYKKVPGTSPGSYTMDHTAGSYAFDPEGRLRLYIKHAQGPETLAHDLKELLK; encoded by the coding sequence ATGAATATCAATTTATTGCGCAAGATCTCTATCGCACTCTTTATTTTGTTGTTGGCCGCATGCAGCCCAAAGCCTGAGTTTAAAAATATCGATATCACTGGCAGCACAGCATTTGGCAAAGACTTTAGCTTGCTAGATCCGGATGGCAAGGTGAGAACGCTTGCCGACTTTAAGGGCAAAGTGGTGGTGATGTTCTTTGGGTATACCCAGTGCCCTGATATTTGCCCGACTACTTTGACAGAGATGCAGCAGGTCATGACCTTATTGGGTCCGCACTCCGATAAAGTACAGGTACTATTTGTAACGGTTGATCCTGATCGTGATACTGCAGCAATTTTGAAGCAGTATGTTCCGTCTTTTGATTCACGCTTCCTAGGATTACGCCCTGCAGATGAAGCTGCGCTAGAAAAAGTCAGCAAAGACTTCAAGATTTATTACAAGAAAGTACCAGGCACTAGCCCAGGTTCTTACACCATGGACCACACTGCCGGTAGTTACGCATTTGATCCTGAAGGGCGACTGCGTTTGTACATCAAGCACGCTCAAGGTCCAGAGACCTTGGCGCATGACTTGAAAGAACTTTTAAAGTAA
- the cyoE gene encoding heme o synthase: MNTPQTSTTVAMPRWRQYWVLTKPRVTQLAVFCAVIGMFLATPGMVPYPVLFGGIIGIWLLAGAAFAVNCLIEQAVDAKMKRTSWRPSATGEVTPFHIIVFSIILGSLGMIILWNFCNPLTMWLTLATFVGYAVIYTWLLKPATPQNIVIGGLSGAMPPALGWAAVTNTLSAEAWLLVLIIFVWTPPHFWALALYRRDDYVQSGLPMLPVTHGERFTLLNIVLYTLILIAATLLPYIYGMSGMVYLISAIILGLMFLAYVTALFISYSDALAKKTFRFSITYLSLLFAALLIDHYFL, translated from the coding sequence ATGAATACACCTCAAACATCTACAACAGTGGCGATGCCACGTTGGCGTCAGTACTGGGTTCTAACAAAACCTAGAGTGACTCAGCTCGCAGTCTTTTGTGCAGTCATTGGTATGTTCTTGGCTACACCAGGCATGGTTCCATACCCAGTTCTCTTTGGCGGCATTATTGGGATATGGCTTTTAGCAGGCGCGGCATTTGCTGTGAACTGTTTAATTGAGCAGGCAGTGGATGCCAAGATGAAACGCACATCCTGGCGTCCATCGGCAACTGGTGAAGTGACGCCTTTTCATATTATTGTTTTTTCGATCATTCTTGGTTCTTTGGGAATGATCATCTTGTGGAACTTTTGCAACCCTTTAACGATGTGGCTGACATTAGCTACCTTTGTAGGGTATGCAGTCATCTACACTTGGTTACTGAAGCCCGCTACCCCGCAGAATATTGTGATCGGCGGCTTATCCGGCGCGATGCCGCCCGCACTAGGTTGGGCAGCGGTAACGAATACGCTTTCAGCAGAAGCATGGCTACTAGTCCTCATCATTTTTGTATGGACGCCGCCGCATTTTTGGGCCTTAGCTTTATATCGTCGCGATGATTATGTGCAGTCCGGGTTGCCAATGCTTCCAGTGACTCATGGTGAGCGTTTTACCTTGCTCAATATTGTGCTCTATACCTTGATTTTGATTGCCGCAACCTTGCTGCCCTACATTTATGGCATGAGTGGCATGGTGTATTTGATTTCCGCAATTATTCTGGGCTTGATGTTCTTGGCTTATGTGACTGCATTGTTTATTTCTTATAGCGATGCATTGGCTAAAAAGACCTTTCGCTTTTCAATTACCTATTTGTCTTTGCTGTTTGCAGCCTTGCTAATAGATCACTACTTCCTTTGA